In Bacillota bacterium, one DNA window encodes the following:
- a CDS encoding ABC transporter permease produces the protein MSQAHVPLREPAEPLFETIRLSEKPESPWRAAARRFSQNPLAMGALAFVLLEVILAILAPWISPYNAGQPDLSAIQQPPSWHHWFGTDDLGRDILSRVLLSGRVSLLIGFLVAAGTVVVGSFIGAVSGYFGGWIDTVLMRFVDVMLSFPALFLNILVLAVFGTSFVYLILVLVFTSWMGVARLVRAEFLQLREMQYVEAARAAGVSSWRIMFGHLLRNAVAPIIVNATLMVGGAILSESGLSFLGLGVQPPQTSWGQMLNDAQNYMLTEPWMAVYPGLAIFLTVLAVNFVGDGIRDAMDPRQKVRVPKGRIEAWRARYSKSKA, from the coding sequence ATGAGCCAGGCGCATGTCCCGCTGCGGGAGCCCGCGGAGCCCCTCTTCGAGACCATCCGGCTCTCCGAGAAGCCGGAGTCGCCCTGGCGGGCGGCCGCCCGCCGCTTCAGCCAGAACCCCCTGGCCATGGGGGCGCTGGCCTTCGTCCTGCTGGAAGTGATCCTCGCCATCCTGGCGCCGTGGATCAGCCCGTACAACGCCGGCCAGCCCGACCTGAGCGCGATCCAGCAGCCGCCGAGCTGGCACCACTGGTTCGGCACGGACGACCTGGGGCGTGACATCTTGTCGCGCGTTCTGCTCTCCGGCCGGGTCTCGCTCCTGATCGGCTTCCTGGTAGCCGCCGGCACGGTGGTCGTCGGCTCCTTCATCGGCGCCGTCTCCGGCTACTTCGGCGGCTGGATCGACACAGTGCTGATGCGCTTCGTCGACGTGATGCTCTCCTTCCCCGCGCTCTTCCTGAACATCCTGGTGCTCGCCGTCTTCGGGACGAGCTTCGTCTACCTGATCCTGGTCCTGGTCTTCACCAGCTGGATGGGCGTGGCGCGGCTCGTGCGGGCGGAGTTCCTCCAGCTGCGCGAGATGCAGTACGTCGAGGCGGCCCGCGCCGCCGGCGTCTCCAGCTGGCGCATCATGTTCGGCCACCTGCTCCGGAACGCGGTGGCGCCCATCATCGTCAACGCGACGCTGATGGTGGGTGGCGCCATCCTTTCCGAGTCGGGCCTCTCCTTCCTCGGGCTGGGCGTGCAGCCGCCGCAGACCAGCTGGGGCCAGATGCTGAACGACGCGCAGAACTACATGCTGACCGAGCCCTGGATGGCGGTCTACCCCGGCCTGGCCATCTTCCTGACGGTGCTGGCGGTCAACTTCGTCGGCGACGGCATCCGCGACGCCATGGACCCCCGCCAGAAGGTCCGCGTGCCGAAAGGGAGGATCGAAGCGTGGCGCGCCCGCTACTCCAAATCGAAGGCCTGA
- a CDS encoding ABC transporter ATP-binding protein, which yields MARPLLQIEGLTVGFFTDRGYLKVLDGISLGVDQGETLCVVGESGSGKSVTALSVMRLIEHDNGAILGGRILFDGEDLVSKSQEEMRQIRGGQIAMIFQEPMTALNPVFPVGDQIAEAVVLHEGKSREQAWARAVEMLRLVGIPEPEVRVHQYPHEFSGGMRQRAMIAMALACNPKLLIADEPTTALDVTIQAQILDLLRQLKSEFGMSILLITHDMGIAAEMADRVAVMYAGRVMETGTVYELFDRPSHPYTQGLLASIPGMEGERGGRLHTIRGSIPNLANLPPGCRFHPRCPWAVERCRQEEPPLRRLDGHEVACWRAEEVAAAAPAAAAGAAGGGSEGPRAAEEGGSGA from the coding sequence GTGGCGCGCCCGCTACTCCAAATCGAAGGCCTGACGGTCGGCTTCTTCACCGATCGCGGCTACCTCAAGGTGCTCGACGGCATCTCGCTCGGCGTGGACCAGGGCGAGACGCTCTGCGTGGTGGGCGAGTCGGGCAGCGGCAAGAGCGTCACCGCGCTCAGCGTCATGCGCCTGATCGAGCACGACAACGGGGCCATCCTGGGCGGGCGGATCCTCTTCGACGGCGAGGACCTGGTCTCCAAGAGCCAGGAGGAGATGCGCCAGATCCGCGGCGGGCAGATCGCCATGATCTTCCAGGAGCCCATGACCGCCCTCAACCCGGTCTTCCCGGTGGGCGACCAGATCGCCGAGGCTGTCGTCCTGCACGAGGGCAAGTCCCGGGAGCAGGCCTGGGCGCGGGCGGTGGAGATGCTCCGCCTGGTGGGCATCCCCGAGCCGGAGGTGCGCGTCCACCAGTACCCGCACGAGTTCTCGGGCGGCATGCGGCAGCGTGCCATGATCGCCATGGCCCTGGCCTGCAACCCCAAGCTGCTCATCGCGGACGAGCCGACCACGGCGCTGGACGTCACCATCCAGGCGCAGATCCTGGACCTGCTGCGCCAGCTGAAGAGCGAGTTCGGCATGTCCATCCTGCTGATCACCCACGACATGGGCATCGCGGCGGAGATGGCCGACCGGGTGGCGGTCATGTACGCCGGCCGGGTGATGGAGACGGGCACGGTCTACGAGCTCTTCGACCGGCCCAGCCATCCCTATACGCAGGGGCTCCTCGCCTCCATCCCGGGGATGGAGGGGGAGCGGGGGGGCCGCCTCCACACCATCCGCGGCTCCATCCCCAACCTGGCCAACCTCCCCCCCGGCTGCCGCTTCCACCCGCGCTGCCCGTGGGCGGTGGAGCGCTGCAGGCAGGAGGAGCCGCCGCTCCGCCGGCTCGACGGCCACGAGGTGGCCTGCTGGCGGGCGGAGGAGGTGGCGGCCGCCGCGCCGGCCGCGGCAGCGGGAGCCGCCGGCGGCGGGAGCGAGGGTCCGCGCGCCGCGGAGGAAGGGGGGAGCGGGGCATGA
- a CDS encoding ATP-binding cassette domain-containing protein — protein MSTEAARVAEVPAGLAEPGGPLLRAEHVKKYFPIRRGLLGRTVGYVRAVDDVSLEIQPGETYGLVGESGCGKTTLGRVVLRLQAATSGAVYFRGQDILRLPAGAMRAVRREMQIVFQDPYGSLNPRFTVGDIIAEPLRVHRFGSAREIDERVAELMRMVGLDPAWRNRFPHEFSGGQRQRVGIARAISLNPSFIVADEAVSALDVSVQSQILNLLGDLQDRLGLTYLFIAHGLNVVRHISDHVGVMYLGQLVEEAETDELFGHPAHPYTAALLSAIPTPNPHRRRQRMILQGEVPSPARPPAGCRFHPRCPFAQPICSEQAPELREIAAGHRVACHFPLGQG, from the coding sequence ATGAGCACGGAGGCGGCAAGGGTGGCCGAGGTGCCGGCGGGCCTGGCCGAGCCGGGCGGGCCGCTCCTCCGCGCGGAGCACGTGAAGAAGTACTTCCCCATCCGGCGGGGTCTCCTCGGGCGGACGGTGGGCTACGTCCGCGCCGTCGACGACGTCAGCCTGGAGATCCAGCCCGGCGAGACCTACGGCCTGGTGGGCGAGTCCGGCTGCGGCAAGACGACGCTGGGCCGCGTGGTGCTGCGGCTGCAGGCGGCCACGTCGGGCGCCGTCTACTTCCGCGGGCAGGACATCCTGCGCCTGCCGGCCGGCGCCATGCGCGCGGTGCGGCGGGAGATGCAGATCGTCTTCCAGGACCCGTACGGCTCGCTCAACCCGCGCTTCACGGTGGGCGACATCATCGCCGAACCGCTCCGCGTCCACCGCTTCGGCAGCGCGCGGGAGATCGACGAGCGCGTGGCGGAGCTGATGCGCATGGTCGGCCTCGATCCGGCCTGGCGGAACCGCTTCCCGCACGAGTTCTCGGGCGGGCAGCGGCAGCGGGTGGGGATCGCCCGCGCCATCTCCCTCAATCCCAGCTTCATCGTCGCCGACGAGGCCGTCTCGGCGCTGGACGTCTCGGTGCAGTCGCAAATCCTCAACCTGCTCGGCGACCTGCAGGACCGGCTGGGGCTGACCTATCTCTTCATCGCCCACGGGCTCAACGTGGTCCGTCACATCTCGGACCACGTGGGGGTCATGTACCTGGGCCAGCTGGTGGAGGAGGCGGAGACGGACGAGCTTTTCGGTCATCCGGCGCACCCCTACACCGCGGCGCTGCTCTCGGCCATCCCTACGCCCAACCCGCACCGCCGGCGCCAGCGCATGATCCTGCAGGGCGAGGTGCCCTCGCCGGCCCGCCCGCCGGCGGGCTGCCGCTTCCACCCGCGCTGTCCCTTCGCGCAGCCGATCTGCTCGGAGCAGGCGCCCGAGCTGCGCGAAATCGCCGCCGGACACCGGGTGGCCTGTCACTTCCCGCTGGGCCAGGGCTGA